The DNA segment GATCGTTTCGACCAGGGGCTGGCCGCGTTGCGCGCCTACGCCCACGCGCAGGGCGACACCCTCATCCCCGACGGTTACACCGCCCCGGACGGCTTCCCGCTGGCCACCTGGGTGGCCGGCGAACGCATCGCCCATCTGGAAGGTGAGATCTCCGGCGCGCGACGCGACGCGCTGGAGAGCGTCCCCGGCTGGCAGTGGGACCCGGCGCGGGACCGCTGGCACCGCACAGGAGAGGAGCGCGCGTGACCGCCCCGGCCATACCCGACCAGGAGCACGGCCTTGACGAAGCCGGGCTGGACGGGCTCATCGCCTACTGGAACGCGGCGAACTACCTGACCGCGGCCCAGATCTACCTGATGGACAACCCTCTGCTGCGCCGGCCGCTGCGCCGCGACGACATCAAGCCGCGGCTGCTGGGGCACTGGGGAACGTCCCCGGCGCTGAACCTGGTCTACGCGCATCTGAACCGACTGGTCCGCCGGACCGGTCAGGACGTGCTCTACGTGGCCGGCCCCGGGCACGGCGGGCCGGCGCTCGTGGCCAACACCTACCTGGAGGGCACGTACTCGGAGATCTACCCGAGCGTGTCGCGGGACGTCGCCGGGCTGACGCGGCTCGTGCGGCAGTTCTCGACCCCCGGCGGTATCCCCAGCCATGTCAGTGTCCCGACGCCGGGGTCGATCCACGAGGGCGGTGAGCTCGGTTACGCGCTCGTCCATGCGTTCGGTGCCGTGTTCGACCACCCCGATCTGTTGGTCGCCGCGGTCGTCGGCGACGGCGAGGCCGAGACCGGCCCGCTGGAGGGCAGCTGGAAGGGCGTCGACTTCCTCAACCCGGCCCGCGACGGGGCGGTGCTGCCGATCCTCAACCTCAACGAGTACAAGATCGCCAACCCGACGGTGCTCGGCCGGCTCTCCCGGGAGCGGGTGAACCATCTGTTCGCCGGCCACGGCTACGACGTCCTGTGGGTGGAGGGGGACGACGTCCGGGCGGTGCACCGGGCCTTCGACGCCGCGCTGACCACCGCGCACGCCCGCATCCGCGACATTCAGCGGACGGCCCGGCGGCCGGGCGCGACCGTCACCGAGGCGCCGATCTGGCCGATGATCGTACTGCGTACCCCGAAGGGCTGGACCGGCCCGCACGAGGTGGACGGCGTCCTCGTCGAGGGGACATTCCGCGCGCACCAGGTGCCGCTGGCGGGGGTGCGGGACAACCCGGAGCATCTCGCCCAGCTGGAGACCTGGCTGCGGTCGTACCAGCCCGAGCGGCTGTTCGACGCCGACGGCCGGCTGGTCCCCGAACTGGCGGCGCTCGCCCCGGACGGCCCGGCCCGGCTGGGCGCCACCAGCTACGCCAACGGCGGCCTGCGCACCGAGCCGCTGCGGCTGCGGGACTGGCGGGCGTACGCGCTCGACATCGACCCGGCGCGACGCGGCACCCTCGTCCACGAGACGACCCGGCCGCTCGGCGAGCTGCTGGCCGATGTCTACCGGGACAATCCGACCACCTTCCGGGTGTTCAGCCCGGACGAGCTGGCCAGCAACCGGCTCGGCGCGATCCTGGACGTCACCGACCGCTGCCTGGTCGCGCCGATCGACCCGCGCGACGACCGGGTCAGCCCGACCGGCCGGGCGATGGAGGTCCTCTCCGAGCACCTGTGCGAGGGCTGGCTGGAGGGCTACACCCTGACCGGCCGGCACGGCCTGTTCGCCACCTACGAGGCGTTCGCGATGGTGTCGGCGTCGATGGTCATCCAGCACACCAAGTGGCTGCAGGAGGCGAGCCGGCTGGCGTGGCGGGCGCCCGTCCCGAGCCTGAACGTCCTGCTGACCAGCACCTGCTGGCGCAACGACCACAACGGTTTCTCGCACCAGGGGCCGGGGCTGATCGACACGGTCGTGCCGCTCTCCCCCGGGGTCGCCCGGATCTGGCTGCCGCCGGACGCGAACAGCCTGCTCTCGGTCGCCGACCACTGCCTACGGAGTCGCGACCACGTCAACCTGCTCGTCGCCGACAAGCAGCCGCACCTGCAGTACCTGACCGCCGACGAGGCCGCCGAGCACGCCGCCCGCGGCGGGTCGGTCTGGGACTGGGCGGGCACCGAGACCGACCTCGACCGTGAGCCGGACGTGGTCCTCGCCGGGATCGGCGACGTGCCGACGCTGGAGATCCTCGCGGCCGCGGACCTGCTCCGCCGGTACGTGCCCAGCCTGGCCGTCCGGGTCGTCAACATCATCGACCTGATGGCCCTGCTGCGCTCGGACCTGCACCCGCACGGGTTCTCCACCCCGATGTTCCGCGCGCTGTTCACCGACTCGACGGACGTCGTCGTCGGCTTCCACGGCTACAGCCGGGCCGTCCACCAACTGCTGCACGGCCGGGCGAACCCGCAGCGGTTCCACGTCCGCGGGTTCACCGAGCAGGGCACGACCACGACCCCGTTCGACATGGTCGTCCGCAACGGCCTGAGCCGGTACCACCTGGCCCAGCTCGCCGTGGAGTTCGCCCGGACCACCCGTCCCGGAACGGACCGCCTGGTCAGCCACTGCCAGGACCAGCTGACCCGCCACCACGCCCACGTCACCGAGCACTTCGAGGATCTGCCCGAGATCCAGGAGTGGACCTGGCCGGGACGGGCGGGGCGGACAGTCGCACGGGGGCTCGCCGAAGGTCATGCCAGCGGGTGACCGCGCGCCGGTGAACGCCCGCGCGCGGCGGGGCACCCTGGCTGCATGCGATGGAGCACCAGCAACGGTTACCGGGTCGAGGAGACGATCATTTCGATGGACGGCGGGCGGCGCGCTCGCGTGCTCCGCGTCACCCGTGACGGTCTGGCCGTCGGGGACTTCGCGGCGTGGGGTGAGCTGCTCGCCGACCTCGACCTCGGTGTCCCCCTCGAGGAGAACGCCGAGTTCGAGGGACACGTCACGCCCACTGCCGGGGGCAGGAGGCAGACGGCGAGTCGCTAGCCGGTCGCCCGGACGACGGCGACCGGGCAGTCGGCGTGGTGGACGCACTGGTGGCTGACCGAGCCGAGGAGCAGCCCGGCGAACCCGCCGTGCCCGCGGGCGCCGACGACGAGCAGGCTCGCGTCGGCGGACACCCGGAGCAGGCCGGGCACCGCCGCGTCCTCGACCAGCACCCGCTCGATCCGCAGGTCGGTGTTCTCCTCCTGTACCTGCGCGACGCAGTCGTCCAGCAGCGCCCGCGCCGCCTTCTCCAGGGTCGGGACGTCCAGCCCCATGTACACCCCCGGGTACAGCGGGGCCGCCGGGAACCAGGAGTGCACGACACGCAGGCTGGTCTCACCCGACCGGGCCTGCGCCGCCGCCACCCGCAGCGCCGCGACCGAGGCCGCGGAACCGTCGACGCCGACGACCACCGGGCCGGTGGGCCGGAGGTGACCGGGGCGCACGACGACCACCGCCGAGCTCGCCCGGTGCAGGCAGACCTCGGTGACCGACCCGGCGAACAGGCGGTGCTTGCGGTTGGCCCCGTGCAGGCCCAGGACCAGCATCTCCGCATCGGCGGAGGCGTCGAGCAGCGCCTCGGCCGCGTCCCGATGCTCCACCCTCTCGACCATCGCGGTGGGCCGGGAGAGCTTGGCGGCGCGGCCGATCGCGGTCTGCAGCACGTGGTAGGCCGCGGCCTGGGTCTCGTGTTCGCCCGCCGTCCCGGCGCCCGCCTTCTCCGCGTCCGCCGTCGCGGTCACCGAGGACACGGCAGGCGGGCAGTGCTTCGGATCCCAGGCGAGCAGGACGGTGAGCGGGCAGTCCTGCCGGCGCGCCTGCGCCATCGCCCACCGCAGCGCCTCCTCGGCGTCGGGCGACCCGTCCACTCCGACCACGATTCCAGCCATGGCACTTTTCTCCTTCGCTGCGCCCGCTCGTCTCTCCCGCGGCGGGTGTTCGACGAGCGGGCGTCTGACCGGGGCCCGCACCGGGCTCCGTGGGAACGTCAGCCGTAAGAACGTCAGCCGAC comes from the Parafrankia discariae genome and includes:
- a CDS encoding helicase associated domain-containing protein — encoded protein: MTDHQDIAADARRRARRLERGVERRSAAQERADDDRFDQGLAALRAYAHAQGDTLIPDGYTAPDGFPLATWVAGERIAHLEGEISGARRDALESVPGWQWDPARDRWHRTGEERA
- a CDS encoding universal stress protein, producing the protein MAGIVVGVDGSPDAEEALRWAMAQARRQDCPLTVLLAWDPKHCPPAVSSVTATADAEKAGAGTAGEHETQAAAYHVLQTAIGRAAKLSRPTAMVERVEHRDAAEALLDASADAEMLVLGLHGANRKHRLFAGSVTEVCLHRASSAVVVVRPGHLRPTGPVVVGVDGSAASVAALRVAAAQARSGETSLRVVHSWFPAAPLYPGVYMGLDVPTLEKAARALLDDCVAQVQEENTDLRIERVLVEDAAVPGLLRVSADASLLVVGARGHGGFAGLLLGSVSHQCVHHADCPVAVVRATG
- a CDS encoding phosphoketolase family protein; this encodes MTAPAIPDQEHGLDEAGLDGLIAYWNAANYLTAAQIYLMDNPLLRRPLRRDDIKPRLLGHWGTSPALNLVYAHLNRLVRRTGQDVLYVAGPGHGGPALVANTYLEGTYSEIYPSVSRDVAGLTRLVRQFSTPGGIPSHVSVPTPGSIHEGGELGYALVHAFGAVFDHPDLLVAAVVGDGEAETGPLEGSWKGVDFLNPARDGAVLPILNLNEYKIANPTVLGRLSRERVNHLFAGHGYDVLWVEGDDVRAVHRAFDAALTTAHARIRDIQRTARRPGATVTEAPIWPMIVLRTPKGWTGPHEVDGVLVEGTFRAHQVPLAGVRDNPEHLAQLETWLRSYQPERLFDADGRLVPELAALAPDGPARLGATSYANGGLRTEPLRLRDWRAYALDIDPARRGTLVHETTRPLGELLADVYRDNPTTFRVFSPDELASNRLGAILDVTDRCLVAPIDPRDDRVSPTGRAMEVLSEHLCEGWLEGYTLTGRHGLFATYEAFAMVSASMVIQHTKWLQEASRLAWRAPVPSLNVLLTSTCWRNDHNGFSHQGPGLIDTVVPLSPGVARIWLPPDANSLLSVADHCLRSRDHVNLLVADKQPHLQYLTADEAAEHAARGGSVWDWAGTETDLDREPDVVLAGIGDVPTLEILAAADLLRRYVPSLAVRVVNIIDLMALLRSDLHPHGFSTPMFRALFTDSTDVVVGFHGYSRAVHQLLHGRANPQRFHVRGFTEQGTTTTPFDMVVRNGLSRYHLAQLAVEFARTTRPGTDRLVSHCQDQLTRHHAHVTEHFEDLPEIQEWTWPGRAGRTVARGLAEGHASG